From Cannabis sativa cultivar Pink pepper isolate KNU-18-1 chromosome 8, ASM2916894v1, whole genome shotgun sequence, a single genomic window includes:
- the LOC115700943 gene encoding early nodulin-like protein 17, producing the protein MSLFTKALPFGSPATVTGLLAFLFAVLFMAPQVSAKRWIVGGKMGWTTNVNYTIWAQDKHFYNGDWLFFVYDRNQNDVIEVNKTNYETCNAEHPVHNWTTGAGRDVTPLNVTRHYYFISSKGSCYGGMKVAIRVENLPPPPSGAPLKEKNTATKSTHQSLFILPVVFAIGAAWDAFLRFGL; encoded by the exons ATGAGTCTCTTCACAAAAGCCTTACCCTTCGGTTCTCCGGCCACGGTGACCGGACTGCTCGCATTTCTGTTCGCTGTTTTGTTCATGGCACCTCAAGTCTCCGCTAAGCGTTGGATTGTTGGAGGAAAGATGGGTTGGACTACAAATGTTAACTATACTATTTGGGCTCAGGACAAGCACTTCTACAATGGCGATTGGCTCT TTTTTGTTTACGACAGGAACCAGAACGACGTTATAGAGGTGAACAAAACTAATTACGAAACGTGCAATGCCGAGCACCCTGTTCACAACTGGACTACAGGAGCTGGAAGGGATGTGACCCCATTGAATGTGACTCGACATTACTATTTCATAAGCAGCAAAGGGTCCTGTTATGGTGGCATGAAGGTAGCAATCCGAGTTGAAAACCTTCCTCCTCCACCTTCAGGTGCACCATTAAAAGAGAAGAATACCGCTACAAAATCTACACACCAGAGCCTATTCATTTTACCGGTTGTTTTCGCCATTGGAGCAGCATGGGACGCCTTTCTTCGTTTCGGCTTGTAG